From a single Betaproteobacteria bacterium genomic region:
- a CDS encoding TlpA family protein disulfide reductase, which translates to MTRTRAGVLFVVVALVAAAAGVAVRYLTTDARRPAGAAAPAARTGFQDTLAKASFPDLDGRAQPLEQWRGKVLVVNFWATWCPPCLKEIPEFIRMQARWGDRGLQFVGIAVEAQEKVAPFAAKMGFNYPVLVGGLDAVELLRTLGNTHGGLPFTVVFDRSGTLAGTELGGLDEAKLTRAIEPLL; encoded by the coding sequence ATGACCCGAACCCGCGCCGGCGTCCTGTTCGTGGTCGTCGCGCTGGTCGCGGCCGCCGCAGGCGTCGCAGTCCGCTATCTCACCACCGACGCTCGTCGTCCGGCTGGCGCCGCCGCGCCTGCAGCGCGGACGGGCTTCCAGGACACGCTCGCCAAGGCGAGCTTCCCGGACCTGGATGGTCGCGCGCAGCCGCTGGAGCAGTGGCGCGGCAAGGTGCTCGTCGTGAATTTCTGGGCGACCTGGTGTCCGCCGTGTCTCAAGGAAATTCCGGAGTTCATCCGCATGCAGGCTCGCTGGGGGGACCGCGGTCTGCAGTTCGTGGGGATTGCCGTCGAGGCGCAGGAGAAGGTCGCGCCCTTCGCCGCCAAGATGGGCTTCAACTATCCCGTACTGGTCGGCGGGCTCGATGCCGTGGAGCTGTTGCGAACGCTCGGCAATACGCACGGCGGACTGCCTTTCACGGTCGTTTTCGATCGCAGCGGCACGCTCGCCGGGACCGAGCTGGGCGGTCTCGACGAGGCGAAGCTCACGCGCGCAATCGAGCCACTTCTCTGA
- the dsbD gene encoding protein-disulfide reductase DsbD has product MALLLLPLAAAGAVDDLFKSFGGSRAQPEFLPPDQAFRVEAERRDATSAIVRFAPAPGYYLYRDKLAFRLEDAGGQPARATLPPAEPKHDPTFGQTEVYHQPFEALVELSGDGAARPTLAVDYQGCADKGLCYAPMTKTFALDGGGLAVAAATAEPLNAVAEDSRIAATLRDGGLWASIAAFFGFGLLLALTPCVFPMIPILSGIIAGHEHAHLSHTRGFLLALAYVLGMALTYAAAGIAAGLSGTMLSAALQTPWVLATFAAVFVLLACSMFGLFELQLPTFLQSKLAAEANRLHGGHFAGVFGMGAVSALIVGPCVAPPLAGALLYISQTREAIQGGAALFSMGLGMGMPLLLIGATGGAVLPRSGPWMESVKQGFGVVMLAVAIWLVTPLLPAVVVMLAWAALCICSAIFLHALDPLPHGASGMRKLAKGMGVIVLLLGVALLIGALSGGRDPLQPLSGLRASATVTAPALQFQRVRNLGELEAQLEQARGRPVMLDFYADWCVACKEMDRFTFSDPRVRAALADFVLLQADVTANTAGDRALLQRFNLFGPPGYIFFSAAGSELSALRVTGFKPADSFLTALAQVGR; this is encoded by the coding sequence ATGGCGCTCCTGCTGCTGCCGCTGGCCGCTGCGGGTGCCGTCGACGATCTCTTCAAGTCCTTTGGCGGCAGCCGTGCGCAGCCGGAGTTCCTGCCGCCGGATCAGGCCTTCCGGGTCGAGGCAGAGCGCCGCGACGCCACCTCGGCGATCGTGCGCTTTGCTCCGGCCCCCGGCTATTACCTCTATCGCGACAAGCTCGCGTTTCGGCTGGAGGATGCGGGCGGACAGCCCGCCCGCGCCACGCTGCCGCCGGCCGAGCCCAAGCACGACCCGACCTTCGGCCAGACGGAGGTCTACCACCAGCCGTTCGAAGCGCTGGTCGAACTCAGCGGCGACGGGGCCGCGCGCCCCACGCTGGCGGTCGATTACCAGGGCTGTGCCGACAAAGGACTCTGCTATGCGCCGATGACGAAGACCTTTGCCCTGGATGGCGGCGGACTGGCCGTCGCGGCGGCCACGGCGGAACCGCTCAACGCCGTCGCGGAAGACAGCCGCATCGCCGCCACCCTGCGCGACGGCGGTCTGTGGGCGTCGATCGCCGCGTTCTTCGGCTTCGGGCTGCTGCTCGCCCTCACGCCCTGCGTCTTCCCGATGATCCCGATCCTCTCCGGCATCATCGCCGGGCACGAGCACGCGCATCTCTCGCACACCCGCGGCTTCCTGCTCGCTTTGGCCTACGTGCTCGGCATGGCCCTCACCTATGCCGCGGCCGGAATCGCGGCGGGGCTCTCCGGCACGATGCTCTCGGCGGCACTGCAGACACCCTGGGTGCTCGCCACCTTCGCGGCGGTGTTCGTGCTGCTCGCCTGTTCCATGTTCGGGCTGTTCGAGCTGCAGCTGCCGACGTTTCTGCAGAGCAAGCTCGCCGCCGAGGCGAATCGCCTGCATGGCGGCCACTTCGCCGGTGTGTTTGGAATGGGCGCCGTGTCCGCGCTGATCGTCGGACCGTGCGTAGCACCACCGCTCGCCGGCGCGCTGCTCTACATCTCGCAGACGCGTGAAGCCATCCAGGGCGGCGCTGCACTCTTCTCCATGGGCCTCGGCATGGGCATGCCGCTGCTCCTGATCGGCGCGACCGGCGGGGCCGTGCTGCCGCGCTCGGGGCCGTGGATGGAATCGGTGAAGCAGGGGTTCGGCGTGGTCATGCTGGCGGTGGCGATCTGGCTCGTCACGCCGCTGCTCCCGGCCGTCGTCGTGATGCTCGCGTGGGCGGCGCTTTGCATCTGCTCGGCGATTTTCCTGCACGCGCTCGATCCGCTGCCGCACGGCGCCTCCGGCATGCGCAAGCTCGCGAAGGGCATGGGCGTCATCGTCCTGTTGCTGGGCGTGGCGCTGCTCATCGGCGCGCTGTCCGGCGGTCGCGATCCGCTGCAGCCCCTTTCGGGGCTCCGGGCGAGCGCCACGGTAACGGCACCGGCACTGCAGTTCCAGCGCGTGCGCAACCTGGGGGAGCTGGAAGCGCAGCTCGAGCAGGCGCGTGGCCGGCCGGTCATGCTCGACTTCTACGCCGACTGGTGCGTCGCCTGCAAGGAGATGGACCGCTTTACCTTTAGCGATCCCCGGGTCCGCGCGGCGCTCGCCGATTTCGTACTCCTGCAGGCCGACGTGACGGCGAACACCGCAGGCGATCGCGCGCTCCTGCAGCGCTTCAACCTCTTCGGCCCGCCGGGCTACATCTTCTTTTCGGCAGCGGGCAGCGAACTCTCCGCGCTGCGGGTGACCGGCTTCAAGCCCGCAGATTCCTTCCTCACCGCCCTGGCACAGGTCGGACGATGA
- a CDS encoding divalent-cation tolerance protein CutA, which translates to MDTLLIFTNLPNRESALALARALVDARVAACVNVLGGCTSIYRWQGAIETAAEVPVLIKTRTALYAAVEQAIRARHPYDVPEIVAVPLSHGLPAYLEWVAAETLPATS; encoded by the coding sequence GTGGACACCTTGCTCATTTTCACCAATCTCCCGAACCGCGAGAGCGCGCTGGCCTTGGCGCGGGCGCTGGTGGATGCCCGCGTGGCGGCGTGCGTGAACGTGCTCGGCGGCTGCACCTCGATCTATCGCTGGCAGGGAGCGATCGAAACGGCGGCAGAGGTGCCGGTCCTGATCAAGACCCGGACAGCGCTCTACGCTGCCGTCGAACAGGCGATCCGCGCCCGGCATCCGTACGACGTCCCGGAGATCGTGGCCGTGCCCCTGAGCCACGGCCTGCCCGCCTACCTCGAATGGGTCGCGGCGGAGACGCTGCCCGCCACGTCCTAA
- a CDS encoding NAD-dependent epimerase/dehydratase family protein: MRRLLIVGCGDVALRAAPLLARRYRLYGLVHRPEQRALLRARGITPIAGDLDRCAHLRRLRGVAHEILHLAPPPPKGDHDTRTAHLLAALGGGGSLPRRLLYISTSGVYGDCRGALVPETRRVRPETARARRRVDAERRLRAFQRRTGVSVSILRVPGIYAAERLPLARIEAGTPALVAEEDSFSNHVHADDLAQICATALRRGRPGRVYHAVDESALRMGDYFDAVADAFGLRRPPRVTWAVAQARLAPELLSFMRESRRLSNTRLTKELRVRLRYPTVRSALAEFARKRRDAPVA, encoded by the coding sequence ATGCGACGACTGCTGATCGTCGGTTGCGGTGACGTGGCGTTGCGCGCGGCACCGCTGCTCGCCCGACGCTACCGCCTCTACGGACTCGTGCATCGTCCGGAGCAGCGCGCTTTGCTGCGCGCCCGGGGCATCACGCCGATCGCCGGTGACCTCGACCGCTGCGCCCATCTCCGCCGGCTTCGCGGCGTCGCGCACGAGATTCTCCATCTGGCCCCACCGCCGCCGAAAGGGGACCACGATACGCGCACTGCGCACCTCCTGGCAGCCCTCGGAGGCGGCGGAAGTCTACCACGCCGCCTTCTCTATATCAGTACCTCGGGTGTCTACGGGGATTGTCGCGGCGCGCTGGTGCCGGAGACGCGCCGCGTGCGCCCCGAGACCGCCCGCGCGCGCCGCCGCGTCGACGCCGAGCGACGGCTGCGAGCGTTCCAGCGTCGCACCGGCGTCAGCGTCTCGATCCTGCGCGTGCCCGGCATCTACGCCGCCGAGCGCCTGCCGCTCGCACGCATCGAGGCAGGCACCCCGGCGCTGGTGGCCGAGGAGGATTCCTTCTCGAATCACGTGCACGCCGACGACCTCGCGCAGATCTGCGCGACCGCGCTGCGACGCGGCCGCCCCGGGCGCGTCTACCACGCGGTGGACGAGAGTGCCCTCAGGATGGGGGACTACTTCGATGCCGTCGCGGACGCTTTCGGGCTGCGCCGGCCACCACGGGTGACCTGGGCCGTTGCCCAGGCGCGCCTGGCCCCCGAACTGCTGTCCTTCATGCGCGAGTCGCGACGACTCTCGAACACGCGTCTTACGAAGGAACTCCGCGTGCGGCTGCGCTATCCCACGGTCCGAAGCGCGCTCGCAGAGTTCGCCCGCAAACGCCGCGACGCGCCGGTCGCGTAG
- a CDS encoding CDP-6-deoxy-delta-3,4-glucoseen reductase encodes MSFRVTIKPSDHVFEVAPDETVLQAALRQGFPLPYGCRDGACGSCRGHIAAGEVDHGRYQPSALSEADRAAGFALFCQARPLSDLIIESREVGAVRDIPIKTLPCRVQKMERLAPDVMALHLRLPANERLQFLAGQYIEILTRDGKRRAFSMANAPHDDEHLQLHLRHYTGGTFTEYVFTRMREREILRFEGPFGTFFLREDSDKPIVFLASGTGFAPIKSVLEHAFHRGIERPMVLYWGARTRADLYLDALARQWAAAHPNFRYVPVLSEARPEEAWTGRTGFVHQAVMEDLPDLSAYHVYACGAPVMVEAAHRDFTSRCRLPEDAFFSDAFTTSSDGRKNTAAG; translated from the coding sequence ATGAGCTTCCGCGTCACCATCAAGCCGAGCGACCACGTGTTCGAAGTGGCACCCGATGAGACCGTGCTCCAGGCCGCGCTGCGGCAGGGCTTCCCGCTGCCGTACGGCTGCCGTGACGGCGCCTGCGGGTCGTGCCGGGGCCACATCGCCGCGGGCGAGGTCGATCATGGGCGCTACCAGCCGAGTGCGCTGTCCGAGGCCGACCGCGCGGCAGGCTTCGCGCTCTTCTGCCAGGCGCGCCCGCTGTCCGATCTCATCATCGAATCGCGCGAGGTCGGCGCCGTGCGTGACATCCCGATCAAGACCCTGCCCTGCCGCGTGCAGAAGATGGAGCGGCTCGCACCGGACGTGATGGCGCTCCATCTGCGGCTGCCGGCGAATGAGCGTCTGCAGTTCCTGGCGGGACAGTACATCGAAATCCTGACCCGCGACGGCAAGCGCCGCGCCTTCTCCATGGCAAACGCGCCGCACGATGACGAGCACCTCCAGCTGCACCTGCGGCACTACACTGGCGGCACCTTCACCGAGTACGTCTTCACGCGCATGCGCGAGCGCGAGATCCTTCGCTTCGAAGGGCCGTTCGGCACCTTCTTCCTGCGCGAAGACAGCGACAAGCCGATCGTTTTCCTCGCCAGCGGCACCGGCTTCGCCCCGATCAAGAGCGTTCTTGAGCACGCGTTCCACCGCGGCATCGAGCGGCCGATGGTGCTGTACTGGGGCGCGCGCACGCGCGCGGACCTCTACCTCGACGCGCTGGCGCGGCAATGGGCGGCGGCGCATCCCAATTTCCGCTACGTGCCGGTGCTGTCCGAGGCGCGCCCGGAAGAAGCGTGGACCGGGCGCACGGGATTCGTGCATCAGGCGGTGATGGAGGACCTGCCGGACCTGTCCGCCTACCATGTCTACGCCTGCGGCGCACCGGTGATGGTGGAAGCGGCGCATCGGGATTTCACCAGCCGCTGCCGGCTGCCCGAGGACGCTTTCTTCTCCGACGCGTTCACCACCTCGAGCGACGGCCGCAAGAATACGGCGGCAGGTTAG